The Vitis vinifera cultivar Pinot Noir 40024 chromosome 18, ASM3070453v1 region CTGTGGGATATGGTCTTTGCTTTGTTTGGTGttcagtgggtctttccagaaactgtaaaggaggtcttattgagctggaggggcccttttgtaggaaaaaaaaggaaaaagatatggaagtcTATCCCGTTGTACATTTTTTGGACGCTTTGGAATGAAAGAAATAGACTAGCATTTAGGGGGGGAGTGATAGGAattcagaaattaaaaaattcttttgtttgtaatttatggtGTTGGGCTAGATAGTATAGTGGAGAGAATTCGCTGTCCCTtataggcttcttggagtggttagcctccagCTAAGGGTTGGTGGggttttttgcttttctttttggttgtgaGGCTTAGCTggtttgtatactccctgtatactttgtggccttttggcttctttttaatatattcagtGCTTAtctatcgaaaaaaaaaaaaatatgcttacaaaaaatgtaaaaacaattctttaaagCTTTACCAACCAAATACATgcagataaaaaaaatttcaaagtcaTGTACTATCCATTTATACACATTCATGTCAGTGATTAGGTTATCTATTGATTTTGTGGGCTCTCTCTGTTTGGCTAACAATAAGGCTGGTAGTGCCTCTTTTTCAGGGCTTGTAGCTTCAGAGGTTCGAGTATTATGTGATCTTGAGCAGCCAGAACCTACTTGGTAAAACCTGGACTCTCTCCTACTTCCTGCATTAGTTGTGTGTGAGTAGGAGTGCAAATTCATATATTTGTATTCATGAAAAGCTTTTATCTTGTAGGATAGTTCGGCATATTGGGGGTGCCATGAGAGGTTCTGGTGCTGAACAAATTTCAGTTCTGGTGAGGACTATGGTGGAAAGCAAAGTAAGCAAGAATGTATTGCGCTTATTTTATGCACTTGGCTACAGATTGGATCATGAATTGCTGAGAGTAGGATTCGCCTTCCATTTTCAAAGGGGTGCTTCAATTACAGTTACTGTGTCGTCAGTCAATAAGATGCTTAAATTACATGCAACTGATGAGGCTGTGCCAGTGACACCTGGTATACAGCTGGTTGAAGTGACAGCCCCTGCATCTTCCGAAAACTATAGTGAAGTTGCTGCTGCTGTGTCATCCTTCTGTGAATATCTTGCACCGTAAgagcttttattttccttttaagttGCTTGCTCATGACCCTTACGAGACTGAC contains the following coding sequences:
- the LOC100250557 gene encoding mediator of RNA polymerase II transcription subunit 18 produces the protein MECVVQGIIETQHVEALEILLQGLCGVHRERLRIHELCLKSGPNLGLVASEVRVLCDLEQPEPTWIVRHIGGAMRGSGAEQISVLVRTMVESKVSKNVLRLFYALGYRLDHELLRVGFAFHFQRGASITVTVSSVNKMLKLHATDEAVPVTPGIQLVEVTAPASSENYSEVAAAVSSFCEYLAPLLHLSKPGTSTGVVPTAAAAAASLMSDAGVTT